A stretch of DNA from Candidatus Eisenbacteria bacterium:
GCCGCGGAGATCCGGGCGGCAACGGTGGTGGCGGCGGCCCGCTGAGCCGTGGAGCCGTCGCGCGGCGCTGCGGGGCGCGCCTGCGCCGGGATCAGTTCAGCGTCTTCAGGAACTCGATCAGCTTCTGGCGGTCCGGGACCTTGCCCATCTCGTGGACCTCGATCATCCGGATGACTCCCTGCGTGTCGACGACGAACGTCGCGCGCGCCGAGACGCCCGAATCGAGGAGGACGCCGTACGTCCGCGCCACCTCGCCGTGCGGCCAGAAGTCCGCGAGCATCGGATAGTCGATCCCGCCCAGCTTCTCCGCCCACGCACGGTGCGTCGGCACCGAGTCCACCGAGATCGCGAACACCTGCGTGTTCAGCCCGTTGAAGCTCTGGCGCTCCTGGTTGTATCCGGGCATCTGCACGTCGCACACCGACGTGAACGCGAGCGGGTGGAACACGACGACGACGTTC
This window harbors:
- a CDS encoding peroxiredoxin yields the protein MEATLDRTSTLKVGDKAPDFTLKDQNGNPVSLSDYLGKKNVVVVFHPLAFTSVCDVQMPGYNQERQSFNGLNTQVFAISVDSVPTHRAWAEKLGGIDYPMLADFWPHGEVARTYGVLLDSGVSARATFVVDTQGVIRMIEVHEMGKVPDRQKLIEFLKTLN